From Camelus dromedarius isolate mCamDro1 chromosome 2, mCamDro1.pat, whole genome shotgun sequence, one genomic window encodes:
- the SGO1 gene encoding shugoshin 1 gives MAKERCLKKSFQDSLEDIKKRMKEKRSKNLAEIGKRKSLIAAPGQIITNTSTLLRNYQDNNRMLVLALENEKCKVREAQDIIFQLRRECYYLTCELYTLRGKLTSQGAEERAQDQKVCPSGMDCSSDTNSGDLLVEDSPQVPLQEADFPGQGESSQIEEQIPTVSQDRLGFDLDSGEEKSADSVLPRTVSLRRSLKKPVNNLCEFSSLDDFGISHLSEQSFELKRIRCVHPPGNMHIPENVEQNVYRWNKDQINLPSKQIHPGHFTETKEDILQDKSEQTENKHRDALGGKRKERKKANRRRKSKPISKYKGSKSENKKNVSKKKLGKSVTCKDAYNFNLEEGVHLTPFRQKTSEDSKREENSNESEASICESSSSGDDSDDLYLPTCRSRQDLTSESHKSPVTRPRSKRALKHSGEEETAGSEPTKTPSSALPETRRSPHFSLKDITNVPLYPAVKARKLSLSPKKNVESPPVSLRKRRCTAIVNYKEPTLASKLRRGDPFTDLCFLNSPIFKQKRDSRRSSKKKSTKQIQ, from the exons ATGGCCAAGGAAAGATGCCTTAAAAAGTCCTTTCAAGATAGTCTTGAAGACATAAAGAAACGCATGAAGGAGAAAAGGAGTAAAAACTTGGCAGAGATTGGCAAACGGAAGTCTCTGATAGCCGCGCCAGGCCAGATCATCA CCAACACTTCTACACTGCTGAGAAACTACCAAGACAACAACAGAATGTTAGTCTTAGCTTTGGAAAATGAGAAGTGCAAAGTGAGAGAAGCCCAGGATATCATCTTTCAGCTGAGGAGGGAGTGTTACTACCTCACGTGCGAGCTGTACACGTTGAGAGGAAAACTGACTTCACAAGGAGCGGAAGAACGTGCCCAG GACCAGAAAGTATGTCCCTCTGGAATGGACTGCAGTAGTGACACCAACTCCGGGGATCTGCTTGTGGAGGATTCACC GCAAGTTCCTCTTCAGGAAGCTGACTTTCCAGGACAAGGAGAATCATCCCAAATAGAAG agCAAATACCTACTGTTTCCCAAGACAGACTGGGATTTGATTTGGATTCAGGTGAAGAGAAGTCAGCTGACAGTGTCTTACCTAGAACTGTGTCTCTCCGTCGCAGTCTGAAGAAACCTGTTAATAATCTATGTGAGTTCAGTAGCTTGGATGATTTTGGAATCAGTCATTTGTCAGAGCAGtcttttgaactgaaaagaattaGATGTGTACACCCACCAGGAAACATGCACATACCTGAAAATGTAGAACAGAATGTTTATCGATGGAACAAGGATCAAATTAACTTACCATCAAAGCAGATTCACCCAGGACACTTTACTGAAACAAAAGAGGACATTTTACAGGACAaatctgaacaaactgaaaacaagCACAGAGACGCactaggaggaaaaagaaaagagagaaaaaaagctaaCAGAAGGAGGAAATCAAAACCTATATCAAAATATAAGGGgagcaaaagtgaaaataaaaaaaacgTTTCCAAAAAAAAGTTGGGTAAATCTGTCACCTGCAAGGATGCTTACAATTTTAATTTGGAAGAGGGTGTTCATCTTACTCCTTTCCGACAAAAAACGAGCGAAGattctaaaagagaagaaaacagcaaTGAATCTGAAGCGAGCATCTGTGAATCCAGCAGCTCCGGTGATGATTCTGACGACCTCTATTTGCCCACGTGCAGGAGCCGTCAGGATCTCACCAGTGAGTCACATAAGAGTCCAGTCACCCGGCCTCGATCTAAAAGAGCACTGAAACATAGCGGTGAGGAGGAGACAGCGGGCTCTGAGCCAACAAAAACTCCTAGTA GTGCACTACCTGAGACTCGCCGGTCACCTCATTTTAGCCTGAAGGATATCACAAATGTCCCCTTGTATCCTGCAGTGAAAGCCAGaaaactttctctttctccaaaaaAGAATGTAGAAAGCCCACCAGTGTCTCTGCGCAAGCGCAGGTGCACAGCCATTGTGAACTATAAGGAACCCACGCTCGCCTC GAAACTGAGAAGAGGAGACCCTTTTACAGATTTGTGTTTCCTGAATTCGCCTATTTTCAAGCAGAAAAGGGATTCCAGAcgcagttcaaaaaaaaaaagtacgaaGCAGATACAATGA